The following DNA comes from Capsicum annuum cultivar UCD-10X-F1 chromosome 7, UCD10Xv1.1, whole genome shotgun sequence.
TTCCTAAACTCCTTCGGAGAACCAATTCAGGAGCTCTTCGTATTGGAAATGACCCTTCACAAAAACTTCAACGAGTCCTTCAGCTCAGCTATTATAACACACTCAATGGGGATGAGGAAATCCTTCACACAGATGGTGAAGAATTCAACAAGAAAGTTAGCGGCGACTTCGATACTGAGCCCTCAGACATCACTCAACGAAAAAAGGAAAATCCCAATGTGTCAGCAAACCAACAACATGAAGTTCATCATTTGGAACACAAGGGGGTAAATAGTACTAGTTTTCGGCGCTAATGCCTCAACATGGTCAACACTCATAGGCCCGCTATGTTAGTACTGTTAGAAACTAAGATGCAGGAACACAAACCTTTGTGCGATGCATTTGGCTTCGGTCTGTTCATTCAATCGTCTGCAGTTGGTCTGATGGGAGGAATAGCTGTGATGTGGAGAGATAATTTCATCCATCTTGACAACTTACTCACCTCCCCTCAaggtatttatgttattatcaAGGTATGTTTTGATTAACCCTCTTGGCTGTTTTCGACTATTTATACTAGCCCAAACTTACAAGTCCAATGGGATGAACTCTGTCATATTTTCCAAAGTTACAAGGGGAGTTGGTTTATGGGTGAAGACTTGGGTGGAGCCCCCATCAATGTCAATGGAGTTAACAACTTTAGAAAATGCCTTAACCAGTGTAATATGATCGACCTAGGATATAAAGAGAGTAAGTTTACTTGGACTAATAAATGTTATAGAAATAGGGGTCACCTCATCCTAGAAAGACTTCATAGGTGCCTGACAAATAACATTTGGATCAACCAATATCCCGAGGCTATTATCACTCACCTACCAAGAACAAAATTTGACCATTCTCCCATGCTCATAGACACCTCTGGTAGCAGGCCTCACCAGGCCCAAAAACcttttaaattcaagcctatgtGGTGAAATCATTGCTCCTTTCAAGGCCTGGTCGACCATTGTTTTGATACCCCCAACCCTCTCCTTCCCACCATTAGCCAATTCTAACGAAGGGCCAGAGATTGGAATACCAAAAGTCTTTGGCAAcatcttttaaaaaatcaaaagaatctTTGCCAGACTAGATGGTATTCAAATGTCTGAACATTACCAGTATAGTTCCTTTCTCCACAGTTTTGAgaatgatctcctagcagaataTAACTTCACTCTCTAGTGTGAAGAAGAATTCTGGAAAACTAAATCCAGAATTAATTGGCTCTCACAGGGAGATGCCAACACCAAGTTCTTCCAAACATCCACTCTTaacagaagaagaaacaaaatcctCCTCCTTAAAGATAATGCTAGTACTCATATACAGGGTGATAAGGGCATCACTGaccacatc
Coding sequences within:
- the LOC107877690 gene encoding uncharacterized protein LOC107877690 isoform X2, with amino-acid sequence MVNTHRPAMLVLLETKMQEHKPLCDAFGFGLFIQSSAVGLMGGIAVMWRDNFIHLDNLLTSPQGIYVIIKILEKMLQAPPPVHIFREQNKVANALAKMGHNAMEFNLPVILSTPSPLPFCSGSS